The Melospiza georgiana isolate bMelGeo1 chromosome Z, bMelGeo1.pri, whole genome shotgun sequence genome contains a region encoding:
- the GADD45G gene encoding growth arrest and DNA damage-inducible protein GADD45 gamma, translating into MTLEEIHGQQPMPAGHDWMQGAGTALHELLVSAQRRGCLTAGVYESAKLMNVDPDNVAFCVLAADQEDEGDIALQIHFTLIQAFCCENDIDIVRVNDVAKLAAIVGPSEDSGEPRDLHCILITNPNEEGWKDPALEKLNSFCEESRNVNDWVPTITLPE; encoded by the exons ATGACTCTGGAGGAGATCCACGGACAGCAGCCCATGCCTGCGGGCCACGACTG GATGCAGGGCGCCGGCACGGCCCTCCACGAGCTGCTGGTGTCAGCGCAGCGCCGAGGCTGCCTCACCGCCGGCGTCTACGAGTCGGCCAAGCTGATGAATGT CGACCCCGACAACGTCGCGTTCTGTGTGCTGGCCGCGGATCAGGAGGACGAGGGGGACATCGCCTTGCAGATCCACTTCACTCTGATCCAAGCCTTTTGCTGCGAGAACGACATCGACATCGTGCGAGTGAACGACGTGGCCAAGCTGGCGGCCATCGTGGGGCCCAGCGAGGACTCGGGGGAGCCGCGCGATCTGCACTGCATCCTCATCACG aaCCCGAATGAAGAAGGCTGGAAGGACCCAGCTCTGGAGAAGCTGAACTCGTTTTGCGAAGAGAGCAGGAATGTCAATGACTGGGTGCCAACTATCACCCTACCTGAGTGA